Proteins encoded in a region of the Pseudomonas viciae genome:
- a CDS encoding class I SAM-dependent methyltransferase: protein MNPEALQTLQTHLLTALAAVPQETRRLFHGRGRCWPGLEQITVDWLQGVVLVSLFKEPAPGQLDDLISTLLALTASPAWQHSAAHTLAVQHRYLPQSLTQWLVGEPIDEWTLTEGGLHYRIDLGKKQNNGLFLDMRYGRDWVRANANGKRVLNLFAYTCGFSVAAIAGGAQHVVNLDMSRAALSRGRDNHRLNGHDLSQVSFLGHDLFKSWGKVINSGPYDLVIIDPPTFQKGSFLLTKDYQRVLRRLPELLSADGTVLACSNDPATGPDFLIDGVTREAPGLKFDQRLANPPEFPDADMECGLKALVFHCGEGACSRSTAQQP from the coding sequence ATGAACCCTGAAGCCCTTCAAACCCTGCAGACTCATTTACTGACGGCACTGGCCGCGGTGCCGCAAGAAACCCGTCGCCTGTTCCATGGCCGCGGTCGCTGCTGGCCGGGGCTGGAACAGATCACCGTCGACTGGTTGCAAGGGGTGGTGCTGGTCTCGCTGTTCAAGGAGCCTGCGCCAGGGCAGTTGGATGACTTGATCTCGACACTGCTCGCCCTCACCGCTTCGCCGGCTTGGCAACACAGCGCGGCTCATACGCTGGCCGTGCAACATCGCTACCTGCCCCAAAGCCTCACCCAATGGCTGGTGGGCGAGCCCATCGACGAATGGACGCTGACCGAAGGCGGCCTGCATTACCGGATCGACCTGGGCAAAAAACAGAACAACGGCCTGTTTCTGGACATGCGCTACGGTCGCGACTGGGTAAGAGCCAATGCCAACGGCAAACGCGTGCTGAACCTGTTTGCCTACACCTGCGGTTTTTCGGTGGCGGCCATCGCCGGCGGTGCTCAGCACGTGGTGAACCTGGACATGTCCCGCGCGGCCCTGAGCCGCGGCCGCGATAACCATCGCTTGAACGGCCATGACTTGAGCCAGGTGAGTTTCCTCGGCCACGACTTGTTCAAATCCTGGGGCAAGGTGATCAACAGCGGGCCCTATGACCTGGTGATCATCGATCCGCCTACGTTCCAGAAAGGCAGCTTTCTGCTGACCAAGGATTACCAACGCGTCCTGCGCCGCCTGCCGGAACTGCTGAGCGCCGACGGCACGGTCCTGGCCTGCAGCAACGACCCGGCCACCGGCCCGGACTTTCTCATCGACGGTGTCACCCGTGAAGCGCCTGGCTTGAAGTTCGACCAGCGCCTGGCAAATCCCCCGGAATTTCCCGATGCTGATATGGAGTGTGGCCTGAAAGCGTTGGTGTTCCATTGTGGCGAGGGAGCTTGCTCCCGCTCGACTGCGCAGCAGCCGTAA
- a CDS encoding murein L,D-transpeptidase catalytic domain family protein: MLSVLRRACLVMTSLGVMCSPAMAEKANSQLLYNSLAHAAPELNPQALKSALSAMQCAVANGASQARHLAVIDYSQPSTARRLWIFDLRQKKLVLRDLVAHGQKSGENFATQFSNRLGSFQSSLGLFRTQESYQGAHGYSLRMDGLEPGFNDLARDRAIVIHAADYVNPLWSARQGRIGRSLGCPAVRPQVARQVIDRLKGGQFMFSWYPDPGWLKRSAYLNCQPQQVASALATSGG; the protein is encoded by the coding sequence GTGCTGAGCGTTTTGCGCCGAGCGTGCCTGGTCATGACCAGCCTTGGGGTGATGTGCAGTCCGGCAATGGCCGAAAAGGCAAATTCTCAACTTCTTTACAACAGCCTCGCCCACGCAGCGCCGGAACTCAATCCCCAGGCACTGAAAAGTGCCCTGAGTGCCATGCAATGCGCGGTCGCCAATGGCGCCAGCCAGGCCCGTCACCTGGCGGTCATCGACTATTCGCAACCCTCCACGGCCCGTCGCCTGTGGATCTTCGACCTGCGCCAGAAGAAACTGGTGTTGCGCGATCTGGTGGCCCACGGGCAGAAATCCGGGGAAAACTTCGCTACGCAATTTTCCAATCGCCTGGGCAGTTTCCAGTCCAGCCTGGGCCTGTTTCGCACCCAGGAAAGCTATCAGGGTGCCCACGGTTACTCGCTGCGCATGGACGGCCTGGAACCGGGCTTCAATGACCTGGCCCGTGACCGCGCAATCGTGATCCATGCCGCCGACTATGTGAACCCGCTGTGGAGCGCGCGCCAGGGCCGTATCGGGCGCAGCCTGGGTTGCCCGGCCGTGCGCCCCCAGGTGGCGCGCCAGGTAATCGACAGGCTCAAGGGCGGTCAATTCATGTTTTCCTGGTACCCGGACCCGGGCTGGCTCAAGCGTTCGGCCTATCTCAACTGCCAGCCGCAGCAGGTGGCGAGTGCGCTGGCCACCAGCGGTGGTTAA
- a CDS encoding L,D-transpeptidase family protein: protein MFKKSACYLSLLLLTAPLVATAEDGDPALVQTTLAQLSVACPEVAAGVDFPTMMSLQAFYQQNAGQAVWSDDERLMALRVQLQQLADDGLDPTRYSLPVEGAAQSAHCVDIAISQRYLQALYDLRFGYLPQDRLEPVWKAYPQPLDRQAVVLAIAGPGVENPAEAFEQARPTLELYRNLRGLYARLRQQPLADWPPVPGGPLLQPDKQDARVPVLAQRLFNEGYLSAPPLLTDEHYSPTLVEAMKSFQLQHSLQADGVVGPWTVTELNISPAMRREQLRINLERMRWLAQDLEPDSVLVNVAAAQLTVYQAGAPVWQTRTQVGRAQRQTPLIKSQVTRLTLNPTWTIPPTIMREDKLPEIRRDPEFLTRHNLRILDRDGLPLLASDIDWEHPGDLMLRQDPGPKNPLGKMAVRFPNPFSVYLHDTPSQSLFVKGPRAFSSGCVRIEQVMHLRDLLVSPAERARTDTLLATELTHEFRLARPVPILLGYWTVQADNQGQAVYIPDIYGRDVALSAAHGRAL, encoded by the coding sequence TTGTTCAAAAAGTCCGCATGTTACCTGAGCCTTTTATTGCTCACTGCGCCATTGGTCGCGACAGCCGAGGACGGCGATCCGGCATTGGTGCAAACCACCCTGGCACAATTGTCCGTTGCGTGCCCGGAGGTGGCGGCGGGCGTCGACTTTCCGACGATGATGAGCTTGCAGGCGTTTTATCAGCAAAACGCAGGCCAGGCCGTCTGGTCGGACGACGAACGATTGATGGCGTTGCGGGTTCAGTTGCAGCAACTGGCCGATGACGGCCTGGACCCGACGCGCTACAGCCTGCCGGTCGAAGGTGCGGCCCAGAGCGCCCATTGTGTCGATATCGCCATTAGCCAGCGCTACCTGCAAGCCTTGTATGACCTGCGTTTCGGCTACCTGCCCCAGGACCGTCTGGAGCCGGTGTGGAAGGCCTACCCGCAGCCACTAGACCGTCAGGCCGTGGTGCTGGCCATCGCCGGGCCGGGCGTGGAGAACCCGGCAGAGGCCTTTGAACAGGCCCGACCGACCCTGGAGCTGTATCGCAACCTGCGCGGGCTCTATGCCCGGCTACGGCAACAGCCCTTGGCCGACTGGCCGCCTGTGCCTGGCGGACCGCTGTTGCAACCGGACAAGCAGGACGCCCGCGTACCCGTCCTGGCCCAGCGACTGTTCAATGAAGGTTACCTGAGCGCGCCGCCGCTGCTCACCGACGAGCATTACAGCCCCACGCTGGTGGAGGCAATGAAGAGCTTCCAGCTCCAGCATTCCCTGCAAGCCGACGGCGTGGTGGGGCCGTGGACCGTCACCGAGCTGAATATCAGCCCGGCCATGCGCCGCGAACAGTTGCGCATCAACCTGGAGCGCATGCGCTGGCTGGCCCAGGATCTGGAACCCGACAGCGTGCTGGTCAACGTGGCGGCGGCGCAGTTGACGGTTTACCAGGCCGGCGCGCCAGTCTGGCAAACCCGAACCCAGGTCGGTCGTGCGCAACGACAAACACCCCTGATCAAATCCCAGGTCACCCGTCTGACGCTCAACCCGACCTGGACCATTCCGCCGACCATCATGCGCGAAGACAAACTGCCCGAGATCCGCCGCGATCCAGAGTTTCTCACTCGACATAACCTGAGGATTCTCGATCGCGATGGCCTGCCGCTGCTGGCCTCCGACATCGACTGGGAACATCCGGGCGACCTGATGCTGCGTCAGGATCCCGGTCCGAAGAACCCCTTGGGCAAAATGGCGGTCCGCTTTCCCAACCCGTTCTCCGTGTACCTGCATGACACACCGAGCCAGTCACTGTTCGTCAAAGGCCCCCGCGCGTTCAGTTCAGGCTGTGTGCGGATCGAACAAGTGATGCACTTGCGAGACCTGCTGGTGAGTCCGGCTGAACGTGCCCGCACCGACACACTGCTGGCCACCGAGTTGACCCATGAGTTCAGGCTGGCCAGGCCCGTGCCGATCCTGCTGGGATACTGGACGGTGCAAGCGGACAACCAGGGCCAGGCGGTGTACATCCCGGACATCTATGGGCGTGATGTAGCGCTGTCCGCTGCTCATGGCCGGGCGCTCTGA
- a CDS encoding NAD(P)H-dependent oxidoreductase, translated as MHALIVVAHHDPRSLTHSLAGKIAKGITQANPDHTFEIADLAAEGFDPRFSLADHAVHRREASPPPDVLAEQGRIERADALVLVYPIYWWSMPALLKGWIDRVFSNGWAFDFSLDQPLRKKLQRLRVHLVEVGGADADAFLRHGYGEAMTTQIEHGIFDYCGARVVSSQRLLESETLDPALHLDTANLIGQRLFATVEEAAQLTSV; from the coding sequence ATGCACGCACTTATCGTCGTCGCTCATCACGATCCTCGTTCCCTCACCCATAGCCTCGCCGGGAAGATTGCCAAAGGCATTACCCAGGCCAATCCCGATCACACCTTCGAGATAGCTGACCTGGCCGCCGAAGGCTTCGATCCGCGTTTCAGTCTCGCCGATCACGCGGTTCACCGCCGCGAAGCCTCGCCGCCGCCGGATGTGCTGGCCGAGCAAGGCAGAATCGAGCGGGCCGACGCGCTGGTACTGGTCTACCCCATCTATTGGTGGTCAATGCCGGCACTGCTCAAGGGCTGGATCGACCGGGTATTTTCCAACGGTTGGGCATTCGATTTCAGTCTCGATCAGCCGTTGCGCAAAAAGCTGCAGCGCTTGCGGGTGCATCTGGTAGAGGTGGGGGGCGCCGATGCCGACGCCTTTCTACGCCACGGCTATGGTGAGGCGATGACCACACAAATCGAGCATGGCATCTTCGATTACTGCGGCGCTCGCGTGGTGAGTTCCCAGCGTTTGCTCGAGTCGGAAACCCTTGATCCCGCACTGCACCTGGACACTGCCAACCTCATCGGCCAGCGCTTGTTCGCGACAGTCGAAGAGGCCGCGCAGCTCACTAGCGTTTGA
- a CDS encoding TetR/AcrR family transcriptional regulator, whose protein sequence is MSSTGENSPTSPRRRLSREDRQRQLLDVAWRLVREEGSEALTLARLAEQAGVTKPIVYDHFVSRSGLLAALYQDFDARQTALMDAALEASEPTLQSRAAVIAASYVECVLLQGREIPGVIAALTSSPELERIKREYEAIFLDKCRAVLEPFAGPRGIAQASLRAMLGAAEALSNAAATGEISAAEAKEELFVSIVAMVDRTANIPSS, encoded by the coding sequence ATGTCAAGCACCGGAGAAAATTCACCGACTTCACCTCGTCGTCGCCTCTCGCGGGAAGACCGGCAACGGCAGCTGCTGGACGTCGCCTGGCGGCTGGTACGGGAGGAGGGCAGCGAAGCGCTGACCCTGGCCCGGCTTGCGGAACAGGCCGGGGTGACCAAGCCCATCGTCTATGACCATTTCGTCAGCCGTTCCGGGTTGTTGGCGGCGCTGTACCAGGATTTCGATGCCCGCCAGACCGCGCTCATGGACGCCGCCCTTGAAGCGAGCGAGCCGACGTTGCAAAGCCGCGCGGCGGTGATTGCCGCGTCCTATGTCGAATGCGTGCTGTTGCAGGGCCGAGAGATTCCGGGAGTGATCGCTGCGTTGACCAGCTCGCCGGAGCTGGAGCGGATCAAGCGGGAGTACGAGGCCATTTTCCTGGACAAATGCCGAGCGGTGCTGGAACCGTTTGCCGGTCCAAGGGGCATCGCCCAGGCCAGCCTACGGGCGATGCTTGGGGCGGCGGAGGCACTGTCCAATGCGGCCGCCACCGGGGAAATCAGCGCGGCCGAAGCAAAGGAAGAACTCTTTGTGAGCATCGTTGCGATGGTCGATAGAACCGCCAACATCCCTTCAAGCTGA
- the nirB gene encoding nitrite reductase large subunit NirB codes for MNTNVASLNKLQTLIVIGNGMVGHHCVEQLIERGALNHYRLHVFSEEPMRAYDRVHLSEYFSGRDAESLALGEASLYQTPGVTLHLGVPVLEIDRDAHQVVTAQERIHYDKLVLATGSYPFVPPIEGAEGDSCLVYRTLEDLDAIRAASSNARRGVVVGGGLLGLEAANALKTLGLEAHVVEFAPRLMPVQLDTQGGLALKARIEKLGVGVHLSKGTQSISAGEQYRYRMNFADDDFLETDLIVFSAGIRAQDALARQSDLQIGPRGGVVIDDHCLSSDPDIYAIGECAAWNGSIFGLVAPGYQMARNVAARLCGEHGEAFTGADMSTKLKLLGVDVGSIGDAHGNTPGSRSFQFIDETSASYRRLVVDADGKRVIGAVLVGDNSYYDTLLQYMQNGIALPKEAASLILPSSEGAPTLGPAALPETATICSCHNVTKGSICSAIDGGCTDLGQLKCDTKAGTGCGGCAALVKQVFEHELIARGVSVDKSLCEHFAYTRQELYALVRVEGIISFEELLAKHGRGHTGCDLCKPAVGSILASCWNQPIMDPSLVALQDTNDTFMANMQKNGTYSVVPRIAGGEITADKLIAIGVVAKKYDLYTKITGGQRIDLFGAQLHQLPDIWAELIEAGFETGHAYGKSTRTVKSCVGSTWCRYGVQDSVQMALTIEDRYKGLRSPHKLKFAVSGCTRECAEAQSKDVGVIATEKGWNLYVAGNGGMRPRHAELFATDLDDETLIRYIDRFLMFYIRTADKLQRTSVWRESLEGGLDYLKDVIINDSLGLGAELEAQMQLVVDRYECEWANALKDPEKLKRFRTFVNDKRGDPDVHFVRERGQRRPVHAGELHLIPVTEEVL; via the coding sequence ATGAATACCAACGTTGCTTCTCTGAACAAGCTGCAAACGCTGATCGTGATCGGCAATGGCATGGTCGGCCATCACTGCGTCGAACAACTGATCGAGCGCGGTGCCCTCAATCATTACCGCCTGCACGTGTTCAGCGAAGAGCCGATGCGCGCCTATGACCGCGTGCATCTGTCCGAGTATTTCTCCGGCCGTGACGCCGAGTCCCTGGCCCTGGGCGAAGCTTCGTTGTACCAAACGCCTGGCGTCACGTTGCACCTGGGCGTACCGGTCCTGGAAATCGACCGTGACGCGCATCAGGTCGTGACCGCTCAGGAGCGCATTCACTACGACAAACTGGTACTCGCCACCGGTTCCTACCCGTTCGTGCCGCCCATCGAAGGCGCCGAAGGTGATTCTTGCCTGGTCTATCGCACCCTCGAAGATCTGGATGCCATCCGCGCCGCTTCCAGCAATGCCCGCCGTGGCGTGGTGGTCGGGGGTGGCCTGTTGGGCCTGGAAGCGGCCAACGCGCTGAAGACCCTCGGCCTGGAAGCCCACGTGGTGGAATTCGCTCCGCGGCTGATGCCGGTGCAGTTGGACACCCAGGGCGGTTTGGCCCTCAAGGCGCGCATCGAGAAATTGGGCGTTGGCGTGCACCTGTCCAAGGGCACCCAGTCCATCAGCGCCGGTGAGCAATACCGCTATCGGATGAACTTCGCCGACGACGATTTCCTGGAAACCGACCTGATCGTGTTCTCCGCCGGTATCCGTGCCCAGGACGCCCTGGCTCGCCAGAGCGACCTGCAAATCGGCCCGCGTGGGGGCGTGGTCATCGATGACCATTGCCTGAGCAGCGACCCGGATATCTACGCCATCGGCGAATGCGCGGCCTGGAACGGCAGCATTTTCGGCTTGGTCGCCCCGGGTTACCAGATGGCCCGCAACGTCGCGGCGCGCCTGTGCGGCGAACACGGTGAAGCCTTCACCGGTGCCGACATGTCCACCAAGCTCAAGTTGCTCGGTGTGGACGTTGGCTCCATCGGCGACGCCCACGGCAACACGCCGGGTTCGCGCAGCTTCCAGTTCATCGACGAAACCAGCGCCAGCTACCGGCGACTGGTGGTGGATGCCGACGGCAAGCGTGTGATCGGCGCGGTGCTGGTGGGCGACAACAGCTACTACGACACCTTGCTGCAATACATGCAGAACGGCATCGCCTTGCCCAAGGAGGCTGCCAGCCTGATCCTGCCCTCGTCCGAAGGCGCCCCGACCCTGGGCCCTGCGGCATTGCCCGAAACCGCGACTATCTGCTCGTGCCACAACGTCACCAAAGGCTCGATCTGCTCGGCCATCGACGGCGGCTGCACCGATCTGGGCCAACTTAAATGCGACACCAAGGCCGGTACCGGTTGCGGTGGTTGCGCAGCCCTGGTCAAGCAGGTCTTCGAACACGAACTGATCGCCCGTGGCGTCAGCGTCGACAAGAGCCTGTGCGAACACTTCGCCTACACCCGCCAGGAGCTTTACGCCCTGGTGCGGGTGGAAGGGATCATCAGCTTCGAAGAGCTGCTGGCCAAGCACGGTCGTGGTCACACTGGTTGTGACCTGTGCAAACCGGCGGTGGGCTCGATCCTGGCGTCGTGCTGGAACCAGCCGATCATGGACCCGTCCCTGGTGGCGTTGCAGGACACCAATGACACCTTCATGGCGAACATGCAGAAAAACGGCACCTACTCGGTGGTGCCGCGTATCGCCGGTGGGGAAATCACCGCCGACAAACTGATCGCCATCGGCGTGGTCGCCAAGAAATACGACCTCTACACCAAGATCACCGGCGGCCAGCGCATCGACCTGTTCGGCGCCCAGTTGCACCAGTTGCCGGACATCTGGGCGGAGCTGATCGAAGCCGGTTTCGAAACCGGGCATGCCTACGGCAAATCCACGCGCACGGTGAAATCCTGCGTGGGCAGCACCTGGTGCCGCTACGGCGTGCAGGACAGCGTGCAGATGGCCCTGACCATTGAGGATCGCTACAAAGGCCTGCGCTCGCCGCACAAGCTCAAGTTCGCGGTGTCCGGTTGCACCCGCGAGTGCGCCGAGGCCCAGAGCAAGGACGTCGGTGTGATCGCCACCGAGAAGGGCTGGAACCTCTACGTGGCCGGCAACGGCGGCATGCGCCCGCGGCACGCCGAATTGTTCGCCACCGACCTGGATGACGAGACCCTGATCCGCTACATCGACCGCTTCCTGATGTTCTACATCCGCACCGCCGACAAGTTGCAACGGACCTCGGTCTGGCGCGAAAGCCTGGAAGGCGGCCTGGACTACCTCAAGGACGTGATCATCAACGATAGCCTGGGCTTGGGCGCCGAGCTCGAAGCCCAGATGCAACTGGTGGTCGATCGCTACGAATGCGAATGGGCCAACGCCCTCAAGGATCCGGAAAAGCTCAAGCGTTTCCGCACCTTCGTCAACGACAAACGCGGCGATCCGGACGTTCATTTCGTCCGCGAACGTGGCCAGCGCCGGCCCGTTCACGCCGGTGAACTTCATCTGATTCCCGTTACCGAGGAGGTGCTCTGA
- the nirD gene encoding nitrite reductase small subunit NirD — protein MSQSNVVRIPTRAADQEPAQWRALCSREDLVPNSGVVAWHDGSQVALLYLPEHQDKPLYAIDNRDPKSGANVIGRGLLGSIKGDLVIASPMYKQHFRLEDGHCLEYPEQRLRVWPVRLNGDVVEIGED, from the coding sequence ATGAGCCAGTCAAACGTCGTTCGTATCCCCACCCGCGCTGCGGACCAGGAACCGGCCCAATGGCGAGCCCTGTGCAGCCGCGAGGACCTGGTGCCCAATTCCGGCGTGGTCGCCTGGCACGACGGCAGCCAGGTGGCGTTGCTGTACCTGCCCGAGCATCAGGACAAGCCGTTGTACGCCATCGACAACCGCGACCCCAAGTCCGGTGCGAACGTCATCGGCCGCGGCTTATTGGGCAGCATCAAGGGGGATCTGGTGATTGCCTCGCCGATGTACAAACAGCATTTCCGCCTGGAAGACGGCCATTGCCTGGAATATCCGGAGCAGCGGCTGCGGGTGTGGCCGGTGCGCTTGAATGGCGATGTGGTTGAGATTGGCGAAGACTGA
- a CDS encoding CBS domain-containing protein has protein sequence MKTAAQLVKLKSVQNQQVHSIAPEQTVLEALQIMAEKNVGALPVIEDGQVVGVFSERDYARKMVLQGRSSVGTAVRTIMSAPVITADSQQSIDRCMEVMTDSHLRHLPVLDNGQLIGLLSIGDLVKEAIVEQADLIRQLEHYIRGH, from the coding sequence ATGAAAACCGCCGCTCAACTGGTGAAACTCAAAAGTGTGCAGAACCAGCAGGTCCACAGCATCGCCCCGGAACAGACGGTGCTCGAAGCGCTGCAAATCATGGCCGAGAAAAACGTCGGCGCGCTGCCGGTGATCGAAGACGGTCAAGTGGTGGGCGTGTTCAGCGAGCGCGATTACGCGCGCAAGATGGTGCTGCAAGGACGCTCCTCGGTGGGCACGGCGGTGCGCACGATCATGAGCGCGCCAGTGATCACTGCCGACAGCCAGCAAAGCATTGATCGTTGCATGGAAGTCATGACCGACAGCCACCTGCGGCATTTGCCGGTGCTGGATAACGGGCAGTTGATTGGCTTGTTGTCCATTGGTGATCTGGTGAAAGAGGCGATTGTCGAGCAGGCGGATTTGATTCGGCAGTTGGAGCACTACATCCGCGGGCACTGA
- a CDS encoding AraC family transcriptional regulator — protein MTLKTCGYETDSRFIPGHYQPAALIDLALSRDIDSHRLLRGTGLFHEDILAGQSRISPQQFLGLIDNSRRLLDASDSSFLLGQRLLPGHYGPASHALRHAQNLHQALETLIEQQALLSPLAAPRLLLDEHYAYVHWLDSCGADEQWRFVLEASMTSMVAMSAWLSGERLPWQCSFRHREPRYVEQYWVHLGEHTLFDRPLDLMRLPRHCLAQPWPDVSATAGQVARIQAREQLDQLGFASSFLDCVYDYLHAHVQQTPSLEQTAQAFAMSPATLKRKLHKHHTGFQQQVDRVHTHVALYLYQVKGFSNEEVAQYLRFNDTANFRRSFKRWTGSTPNLIRQLLALG, from the coding sequence ATGACACTCAAGACCTGCGGATACGAAACCGACAGTCGCTTCATCCCGGGGCACTATCAGCCCGCCGCGCTGATCGACCTGGCGCTGTCGCGGGACATCGACAGCCATCGCCTGCTGCGCGGCACCGGGCTGTTTCACGAGGATATCCTGGCCGGACAGAGCCGTATCAGCCCGCAGCAGTTTCTCGGCCTGATCGACAACAGCCGGCGCCTGCTGGATGCCAGCGACAGCAGTTTCCTGCTCGGCCAACGATTGCTACCGGGGCATTACGGGCCGGCCAGCCATGCCTTGCGCCATGCGCAGAATCTGCATCAGGCCCTGGAAACGCTGATTGAGCAGCAGGCGCTGCTCAGTCCACTGGCCGCGCCGCGCCTGCTGCTAGACGAGCACTATGCCTATGTCCATTGGCTGGACAGTTGCGGAGCCGATGAACAGTGGCGCTTTGTGCTGGAAGCGAGCATGACCTCGATGGTCGCGATGAGTGCCTGGCTGAGTGGCGAACGCCTGCCCTGGCAGTGCAGCTTTCGCCACCGTGAGCCACGTTACGTCGAGCAATATTGGGTGCACCTGGGTGAACATACGCTGTTCGACCGGCCGCTGGACCTGATGCGCCTGCCCCGCCATTGCCTCGCCCAGCCCTGGCCTGACGTGTCTGCCACCGCTGGCCAGGTGGCGCGGATCCAAGCCCGGGAACAGCTTGATCAACTGGGCTTTGCCTCAAGCTTTCTGGATTGCGTCTACGACTACCTGCACGCCCATGTGCAGCAGACGCCAAGCCTGGAACAGACCGCCCAGGCCTTCGCCATGAGCCCGGCGACCCTCAAGCGCAAGCTGCACAAACACCACACCGGGTTCCAGCAACAGGTGGACCGGGTACACACCCATGTGGCGTTGTACTTGTATCAGGTCAAGGGGTTCAGCAACGAGGAAGTGGCGCAGTACTTGCGCTTCAACGACACGGCGAACTTCCGGCGCTCGTTCAAGCGCTGGACCGGCAGTACGCCGAATCTGATCCGGCAGTTGTTGGCGTTGGGTTGA
- a CDS encoding GGDEF domain-containing protein, whose protein sequence is MFSVLRPHRLKLALLLLAANLGLILHLASGELKPVAQWVWLDILGEGGSALLALVWLGLVLKSRPAGRVTNYLILGLGCIFFSWWIDSLDEFIRLPDSITWDHWLESGPMPVGMILLTLGIYHWHREQLAINGQMEKRERLFREHRLFDKLTPLGGADFLKHELSASLEDSRRRQQPLSLLALDLDNFTAINQRFGHGEGDAVLQAVSQLLVLNLRRQDLLCRLAGDRFVVLLPDTGESQAQRLALELEIAVRSLAHKTRQHGERLQLVASTAVVMAFDESPEALLKRLNLALAQSRTTLAKSA, encoded by the coding sequence ATGTTCTCCGTGCTGCGCCCGCACCGCCTCAAACTCGCCCTGCTCCTGCTGGCGGCCAACCTCGGGTTGATCCTGCACTTGGCCAGCGGTGAGCTCAAACCCGTCGCGCAGTGGGTCTGGCTGGATATTCTCGGTGAAGGCGGATCCGCGTTGCTGGCGCTGGTCTGGCTCGGCCTGGTACTTAAAAGCCGCCCGGCCGGGCGGGTGACCAATTACCTGATCCTGGGCCTGGGTTGCATCTTCTTTTCCTGGTGGATCGACAGCCTCGACGAATTCATTCGCTTGCCCGACAGCATCACCTGGGATCACTGGCTCGAATCCGGGCCGATGCCGGTGGGCATGATCCTGCTGACCCTCGGCATTTATCATTGGCACCGGGAACAGTTGGCAATCAACGGGCAGATGGAGAAGCGCGAGCGGTTGTTCCGCGAACACCGCTTGTTCGACAAACTCACGCCGTTGGGGGGCGCGGATTTTCTCAAGCATGAGCTGTCCGCCAGCCTGGAGGACAGTCGGCGCCGCCAACAGCCACTGTCGCTGCTGGCCCTGGATCTGGATAACTTTACCGCCATCAACCAGCGTTTTGGCCATGGCGAGGGCGATGCGGTGTTGCAAGCCGTCAGCCAGTTGCTGGTGTTGAACCTGCGTCGCCAGGATCTGCTTTGCCGCCTGGCCGGAGATCGTTTTGTGGTGCTGTTGCCCGACACTGGCGAGAGCCAGGCCCAGCGCCTGGCCCTGGAGCTGGAGATCGCGGTTCGCAGCCTGGCCCACAAGACCCGACAGCACGGCGAGCGCTTGCAACTGGTCGCCAGCACGGCGGTGGTGATGGCGTTCGACGAGTCTCCCGAGGCCCTGCTCAAACGACTCAACCTGGCATTGGCCCAGTCCCGGACCACGCTGGCGAAAAGCGCCTGA